The Psychrobacter sanguinis genome contains the following window.
AGGGCGAAGTAACGACTCAGTTTTTAATTTATCCACTACGTTACTACATTAAAAACTGAATCGCCCTTCGTTGGGGACACCCCAAACCCCGCACACCACGAAAAGATGTGGTGTGCAAAAACCTTTAACCTAAGGCCAGCTATTATGACTATGGTGCATATTGCGACTAAAGCAATTTCTCGAAAAGCAGGACAGTCCGCTGTGGCCTGTGCCGCATATCGCGCTGGTGATGTTTTAGAGGATTCTAAGTATGGCAAGGTTCATGATTACTCTAAAAAGGATGGGGTAATGAGCAGTGATATTGTGATGCCTGCTTCGTTAAAAAAAGGGTATGTCAAAATTGATCGCGAGATACTTTGGAATACTGCTGAAGCATTTGAGGCAAGATCTGATAGCCGTGTGGCGCGTGAGTGGTTGATTAATTTGCCTTATGAGCTACCTGAAGATGAGCGTCATGCGCTTGCTCTAGAGTTTGCACAAAAGCTGTGTGATGACATGAATGTGATTGCCGATGTGTGTCTGCATCGCCCTGTGATGAAGCTGCCCTTTGATCCTAATGCTAAGCCCAGCTCTAAGCGGCTACGTGAAGGGGAGAAAAACCCTGACCCGCGTAATTTTCATGCCCATATTATGGTGACGACGCGCGCGCCAGTGATTGAGCCGGATGGTAAGTTGGCATTTGACCCTAAATTTAAAATCCCTTTTGAGTGGTCTAATAAAAAGCGTAAACAAAATGACCTCCCCTCCTCAAGGGAGGAGATTAAGCGTATTCGTAAGCTTTGGGTGGACACTGCCAATCAAAGACTTAAACAGCGTAATTTACCGCTTATGGATGAGCGTAGTTATAAGGACCAAGGACTTGATCAACAGCCCACCATTAAGATGGGGGTTGAGGCAACTGCCATGGAGCGCCGAGGTATTGCTACCGAAAAGGGAGAAACTAACCGTAAGATTCGAGCACGCAATCACGCCGTGTTAGAGCAAAGGAGAGAAGATGAGCGACGAATTAAACAATATCGAGACGGACTTGCTTGGGCAACTGGTCAAAATGAGAGATTATCTGGACTCATTGCAGACACAGAACGACGAGCTGATAGCACAAAACGATGCATTGAGGACGCAAAATCAGGCACTGCTTGGGCAGCTAAGCGATGCGAAAACTTACCAAATAGAATTGATGACGCAGACAAAGCAAACCATAAAGCACAACAAAGAATTGATCTCTCAAAACGCTGGGTTACTGCAAACTCAAAAAGAGCTGCAGACAGCGAATCAATCGCTCAGAGCATCCATCAAGACGCTACAAAGCGAGCAAGACCTGCCCCAACCCCGTTCGATGACAAAGCGCGACGAGCAAGAGCTGCTCGACTTGATCAGCAGCAAGGACGAATTGATAGAGAAACTAGAAGAGCAACTTATGAAGATAAGAGAAGATCTGAACGTGCTGAACAGCTTAAGCTAATACTTGCTCATAAATTACTCACGGCCACCCAACCCGATAATTGTTTGAGATCTGGCTGGAATGAGGACCCTAATGATTACCCTGATAAATATGACTATAGACAAATTGAGGTGATTAAAGACTTTGTGACATCACTTAATCTTCAAAGTAAGGATTTTAGAGACAATTTGATAGCGGTTAAAAACAAGATTGATGAGCGCTTTATTACCAACAACAAGGACCTTATCCACCTGGTTAATCATCCTAAGCAGGAGCGTGAGCAGTATAACGAGCGTTTAACGGCGTGGTTTGAATTTAAAGAAGATATTGACCAAAAAAGAGCCGATTTCAACCAAAGCATTATTCCTAAATTAGGCGGTAGCGCCGGAGAGGTGGGTAGTATGACCCGAGATATCATTTCATCATTTGACTACATTCGAGGGTTAGATCAGTTTATTTCTGATGACAAACAAACCATAGAGGCCAGAGAATTAGCTAAATCTCATAGATCAGATACGCTAAATAGAACCTGCCTTCAATTCAAGCATGCCTACTCTGATGTGGCCAAACTGCCTAGTGGTCAGCGAGAGAGTTATATAAACGCTCTAAATTCGACCGTAGAGGTGTTTAAAAATATTTATGGTAGTCAGTTACCAGATGAACAAAATAAAGCTATAGAGGACGGTTTACGTGCATTTAATAATGATTTACAACGATCTCATAGGCCTTCAAGAGGGTTTAGTCGATAAAACACCTTTGGCTAAGAGAAATATGAGTGAATTTTAGATCCAGATAATCATCATAACCTTTGGTTATTTGAGGGTTTTTCTTGTTGTTTTTTTATTTTAAAACAATAAGTCTCTTTTAAGTTCCTTTTATTTTCGTTCGTTTGAGTTATCCACAGGCAAAAACAGGGTTTACCCTTATTTTATAATTATTTTTAAAAGACTTATTTTAGACCCCACGCAAATGTAGGTTATACAAGGGGTTGCTGGAACTAAATGGGACGTATTGACGCACATTCTTAGCTTAAATGGGACGTATTGACGCACAAATGGGACGTATTGACGCACAAATGGGACTTGTATAAAATAGAAGTCCTAATTGTAAACGGAGCAGTAGAGATGGAAAGCAATGCGATTTTAGATAAGCCGAACAGATACCCCAAAATGTCAAATGATTTGTTGAAAGCAGCTCATCAGTCAGGTTTGCACGAAATGAAATTGATTGTATTGGCGGCAAGCAAACTACCGCAAAGCGCTGACGCTGCTGATTTTGATGCTCTAGCACCCATATACATTACTAAAGATGATGCGTTATCTATTGGTTTTAATGCGAAAAATGTCGCTCGTGATTTACGCACTGCTTGTAGCAACTTACGAAGCAGAGAGATTGTAATACCTACCCCTTTTGGTGATAAGGTGACAGGCTGGGTATATAACTTGTTATTTTTCAAAACCGAAATATTTAGAAAGCTTAAAGAGCGATACCCTGACAGCAGACATGATGATGAGTTTATAGAACAGCTTCGATTGCATAATCTAATTGATACTCTGCCATTTGTAATGAAATCTGACGAAAATCTAATGGCTCGTGTGATTATGCATCCTGATGTCGTGCCGTTCTTGTTTCAGTTGAAAAATAACTATACTCAAATAGACCTATTCGAACTTGCAAAGCTTACCGATAGTGTCTATAGCTTGCGTATATTTTTGCTGATGATGCAATGGAAATCATCAGGAAAAGTATATAAACAACTAGATGAATTAAGAAGAGAGTTTCGATTATTAGATAAATACGAAAATACGAAAGACTTACGCAGACGTGTCATAGATATGGCAGTCAACGAAATAAACGAAAAGACAATATATAAAGTATCTTACGAACTAAAAAAAACTGGACGCAAATATACGCATTTGGAGCTGAAATTCACAGAAAAAGGGCAGCCGAAAAACGTAACGCCTGCCCGTGACCCAGACACTATTAATATGTTCACCAATTATACTGATAAGCAACTGGCAAGAGCAGTGCATAGTAAGAAATTTATGGCAGATTATAACGGCCTAATAGCAGCTCAGAACCCCGCTAACCAATCAAGTGGCGCTTGGATTAGTCACATGGTTGAATGGGTTAAAAAAGATCCTGAGCGCTTTACTAAGCGTCCTGTGCAAGAATATTTGGATGATGAGCAAGCGCCTAGATTCTGAACTTGCTTCACCCTGGCGTAGGCGGCTTAAAATGAAGTTAATTTAATAATAGGCTATTAGCCTATTATTAACTGAAGAAGCAAAAAAAATGGTAATCCAGTAACTGTAGGTCCTAGTCTAAAAAAGTTCGCTATGGCTACCTAATCTATGCAATAGCACGTCATTGCCTCGGATTTCATAGATCAACACTAAATCAGGCTTGATATGGCAATCTCGACAACTCGACCAATTGCCCGTCAGAGCATGATCTTTATACTTTTCTGGCAAGGGTTGGTCTTTGACTAAACAATTAAGTACTTCCGCCCATGCAGGTGTTAAGAGTTCAAGATGGTGTTTTTTAGCATCTCTTTTAAGCTGTTTAGTGGGATATACTTTTCTAGCCATTCTCACTTTCTACCAACACATCAGTTAACTCATCTGCATGGTAGCCAGTAAGCTTACCTGTTTCGTAGTCTTCACGGCCTTCAATAATTGCTTTAGCTGTTTCAGCATTAGGGATGCAACTTGCCCAATTAAGAGATAGGGGTATGGTTTTGGTATGCGCAATCTCATTTAAAAACATACGCACCGCTTGAGTTGGTGTTAACCCATATTGCTCAATAACGGAGTAAGCACTTGCCTTTAAATCGTCATCAAGGCGCATATTAAAATTACTTTGACTCATAGCAATAACCTTATGTAACGTTGTTAGCATTACATTGTATATCATTTAGCTGTTAATAAAGTAGATGTTGTTTATCTTTACCTAATGCTTTTTGTTGCTATTATTTTAATTAATAGGTTAATAGCCTATTAATTAAAATAATAGCACTTCTACTGGCCCTCCACGGCATGCTCTTAAATAGGCCCAATAGTTACCACCAGCGCCACTTTTTTACTTTTTGAGTTATTGGTTCAGTAGTATTTACTTCCTGAGCAGGATGGACCGTTTCAGCCTTAGTTACATTATCGTCTGTGTTGCCTGACTGTTGTTCATCTTCTGTTGGTTTATGAGGATCCATACCAATCAACCTGCTTTGTACAAGCTCCTGTATACTCATATTAGCTTTGCTCAGATTGTCATTTAATAGCTCAATCTGGCGTTGATAATGCGTAACTTGTTGTCGGTAATCCTTATTGACTAATTCTTGTTTTTGCAGCGACTCTTCTAAGTGCTTGTTTTTTAACTGTTCTAGCTCTAATTGATGCTGTAATTCAGCTGTGCTTTCAGGTGTCATGCTTGACGACAAACCCTGTATACCACTGACTGAATCTACACGTTTAGTTTGCTTAGGCTCTCCAAATGCTCTAAACATTTCAGCAGTATCAATCATCTTGTTAGAGTCTCTAGAAAGCTTACCATTATTGATGTTGTTATAAATGGTGTTCCTAGTAATACCCCACTGTTTAGCCGCGTCCGTAACTGTTAATTTCAAGTGTCACTCCCTGCTAAATTGCTTTTTTTGAGCGTTCAATCATTGAACATTATTACACGTTTGACTTAGAGTGTATATTTTCAGGATACCCTTTACTTGAGAGGCCTGTGATTTGTTGCAGATATGGGAGGATAGTACTTCGTGAAGTGACAGTTTGAGGGTTTAATAAACGCAAACACCTAAAATAGTCTGTTATAAGTGGTTTTATTATAACGGTCTATTTTAGGTGGTCTATTAATATTTTATAAGGCGTTTTTAGGTGGTTCCGCTAGGGTATACCCTACGATAACAGGAAAGCCATCGCGAATGACAAAACCTGTTTAGCTTTTAAACAAGACGGGTTTGTCGATAGTATGTAAGATAAGTTCGAAAAGTAACTGGAGTGTGAGGCTATTCATACTGGGTCTGAATTAAAGTTTTATTGTGATTAATTTCTGCTCAATGTTATTCATTTGTCGCCATGATGAGTGATGGCGGCTTGTGATTTAGTTAGGAAAAATAATCTTGAGTAATAAGATACGTTTGTGGCATTTGTAGCAGAGCTTGTTCTAGGCTTCTTTACTTACATTTTCCTGCAAGTTCTTTTTTAGTAAATGATCGAATATAAATGGGCCAAAAGGTAAGAGTGAGCCGAGTACGCCCGCAGGTATTGCCCAAAGAGGCATTTTCATTTTGATAGCTGAGCCTATAAGTATTATGATATAGGTAATAAACAACATACCGTGTGCCATACCGATGTATTTCACACCTTCTGGAATGTCCATCATATATTTTAGTGGCATGGCGATGAAGAGCAATAATAAGAAAGAGGTGCCTTCTAGATAGCCTATAAGGGTAAGACTTTTTAACGCTGTCTCTTGTTTTTTTCTAAGGCTGTGAATTTTTTCAATAGTTGGCTGAGCCTGTGACACTGTATTTTCCTTTTGTTATGATCAATAAAGAATTTATGGATTATTCAATGTCTCTATAATAATGGCTCTACGCAGAGCTTTTAAGTATTGAGTTTTAAGACCTAAAATGAGTGAGTACCTATACCAGTCATACATTATCTTCCAGTTCACATTTTATAAACATACTCAAGTATAAAAAGTATTTTTCCGTATAGAGTGAATACGACGCTAGTTCATTTTGTTTGTGATAATCGGCATCAATGTGCTTATTTATTACGCTTACTTTCTAAAAATATCATGTCAATTATAATCAATGCGACACCGACACAGACACCTATATCTGCAACATTGAAAATAGGATAATTCCAGACATCAGCATAATGCACATGGATAAAGTCAACCACTTTACCAATTCTTAAACGATCGATTAAGTTGCCAATCGCACCACCAAGCATTAAGGCCAACCCCATAGATAATAGCTTGGCTGCACGTGGCGCTTTGATTAAATAAACCGTTAAAAAGATAGCCATTACAAAAGCTAAGCCTGAGAAAAACCATTTCTGCCAACCGCCAGCGTTGGCTAAAAAGCTAAATGCTGCCCCATAGTTATAAGCGAGTGTCCAGTTGAGAAATGGTTCAATGACCGGTACGGGGTCATTGAACGCTAATGTGGTTTGGGCCAACCACTTAGTCCATTGATCAAGTATTAATACCATTATCGCCAACAAATACCAGATAAAAGCGCGACTGCCATTGGCAACCATTTTTGGCATTTTGTCCAACTTATCTTTAGGTGTTATTGAGTTGCCTGAAGTCACGTACATAGCTTTAGGCGTATGATTTATGGTTTTAGAGTCAATCGATTGATGAGTACTACTCACAGCTATAGGTACCTTCTTGTCAGCAATATTAGTACTAGCCGATTCAACGCTATTCAATTTAGTACTATCTAATCTGTCGGTAGATTCAGTCATAGTTGTTTCCTTTATCTATGTTTATACAATGAACAATGTTAAACGTATATGTTTTTGGTATACGATTATTAATCGCACCACTTTCATAAACGGCTCCACTTACCGCTCTGGTATTATGAAACTTACGGTAATAATTTTTTATTAGGGAATCTGTTGATTGATTTCAACATTAACCTGAGTCTGTTCAACGCTAATCATTATAGGATTACCCGATAAGTCGCCTGATTCTGCTATGGCATTACCGCTATGACTAATACGAGCAACGACTGCTAACTGAGTTTTGTCACTACGAGCTGAATTTAACGTGCGATCTGGCATCATCGCATCAAGATTGCTTAAGCGGATACTAGCCTCACCTTGCTTGATAATACTAATGGGTAAACGTTTGGCGGCAAACGGAGGGCCCCCTTTCACATCACGTATCGCTACAAACAACACATCATCAGCTTTCACTAACGGTAATAAATTAGCGTTAATTTTCACTGTCACGTCAATACCTTCTAGCGCTTGCTTTTCTTGCATGCTAACGTAGTTGCTTAACTCATCTAAGCTTGCTAAAGCTTTAGTATGATCACCTGGTTTGGCCACAATGCTGCCTTGTAAGCGTTTAATCCAACCTTGCGCTTCTGCAAAGTTACTACCACGTGCCTCACCCATTGCCATTAGCATCTGCGCACCTTCATGCTGTGGATTTTTGGCAAGGACATCTTGTAATACACGGCGGCTACTGGCATCAAGCTGACCTTTATTGGCAAAAAAGCTAATCTGCGCATAAGTGGTCGCAATCTCTTCATTGTCTGGTGACAGACGGTAAGCGCGTGACAAAGCTTCAATCGCTGAGTCGGTAGCTTCAAGCGATGAAAACAGCTCTGACAAACGCATCCAGCGATCAGGATCATCGGCATGACGATAAACGTTGGTCTGCATCGCGCTGATAAGCTGCTGGCCGTTTTCGATTGCCCATACAGGTGGCTGATCGATTTTGCCAGTCAATAGGTCATCAGCCACTTGTCCTACTTTGTCTTCGGCCGTCCACAGATCAAACACAGGCGTTCGGTCACCCACCATCAGATACGCCAGCGCAGCCAATACAGGCACCCAAACCATGAGGATCAAGCGGCTTTTGATACCAGGGGTGACCATCGGCGTGACTTCACGCTGGGCATCCAATAGCTGACGCTCCAGTTCCAGCTTTTGATTTTGATAATGGCTATTATTAATAGTACCGCTGTCTTTATCTGTTTGTAGCTCAGCTAAACGTTCGCGAAATACTGCAACATTAATATCTAGCAGTTGATTGTCTATTGGTTTGGACTGCAAACGCGGTGCTCGTAGCCATGGCATAATAGCAATTAGCGCAAATATAAGAGCAATCAGCAAGCTTAGAGCTACAAATAAGCCAAAAGTAGAAAATAGAGTCATTTTTTGTCCTCTATGCTAGTAATATCGTGGTCGACATTCTCAGCTTGCGATAATAGACGATCAAGCTCAGCCTTTTCCGCAGAGGTCAAGGCAGCAGTACTGTTCACTGTAACGCCGTTTTGGCCACGGGCGACAACTTGGCGGCGTTTACTTTGCCAAAACCAACCAACAATTAAGACGAGCAATAATAATGGTGGAAAAAACCATAGGATCCATGTCGATGGTCGCATAGGCGGCTTGTAGCTGATAAAGTCGCCATAACGATCCTGCATATAATCCCGGATTTCCGCATCACTACGTCCGTCTTTAATCAAATCATAGACTTTTTGCTTTAAGTCTTGGGCAATCGGCGCATCAGAACCTGCCAAGTTTTGGTTTTGGCATTTCGGGCAACGAAACTCTTCGATCAATCCTCGGTATTGTGCTTCTTGTTGGACAGAATCAAAATCATAGACGTCAATCGCCGCATAGCTGGTCACACTTAGGAGACAGGCAAGTATTAAGCTCGCTACTTTTATCGTAACGGCCTTTATTGAAAGGGCTATCATTTGCACACCTCTTCAACCTGAATCGCATCTGGACTGACGTTATTATCATTGGCATCATTGAGTACCGTTAAGCAAGGCTCAATACGATCTTGCCAGTTACTCTCGTTAATCTCACCAACAATGTGCTGGCGAATAACGCCTTCACCATCGACAGTGAAAGTCTCAGGCGCACCCGTCAACCCTAAGTCCAAGGCAAACTGGCCGGACAAATCCTGAATAGACATCGAAAAGGGATCACCGCCTCGGTTGAGATAGCTGAGCGCATCACCGATATCGTCTTTATAATTCACGCCAACCAGATTGACACCACGCTCTTCTAGTTGCATCAAAAAAGGATGCTCAATAACGCAAGTTGGGCACCAAGAGCCCCAAATATTCATCAAAAAGGGCTCATCAGGTAAGTTGTCATTGGTCATGATCCGACTGGTATCGGACAACAATGGCAGCTCAAACGCTGGTACTGGGCGTTCAAGCGCGGTATTGGTTACGATTTCAGTCGGCTGCCCCAAACGAAAATAAAGCATAACCATAACAGCAGCAAAGATGATCAGCGGGATCAAAAACCATATTCTAAATTGGCTTTTTTTCATTGTTCGATTACCTTTTGTTTCAGGGGGTTGCTCGGAAAAATGATTAGACTTAGTCATTTTGCTTCTCCCCTATTAGTGTCGTGTTATTAGTAGTGCTTTTAACATCTAAATCAGTAACCGTCGTAAAGCCTGACTTACTCGCTGCAATTTGTGCAGGGGTCTTGGATGTTTTGAGACGATAGCGCCTATCAAGCATACTCAGCAGACCACCCAATGCCATAATAATAGCGCCGAGCCATATCCAACGAATCAATGGCTTCACATAAATACGTACGGCCCATTTATTACTGCCTTCAGCTATAGGTTCACCAAGTGCGACGTACACATCACGCATCAGACTGTCATCAATCGCTGCTTCGGTCATTGGCATCATGCTAATAATGTAATTGCGTTTTTCAGGGTATAACGTAGTCACAGCACGGCTATCTTTACTCACTTCGACCTCAGCTTGGGTCGCATCATAGTTACTGCCTTTGACTTCGCGGAAGCCTTTAACGGTGAAGTCGTAACCTTGGACATGGACCGTTTCGCCAACACTCAATGCCACATCGCGCTCGATACTCAAGGTACTGGTAAAGGCAACACCGATGACCGCTACAATCACACCAATATGTGCCGTTTGCTGACCCCAGTAGCTTAAACGCAGCTTATTTAAGCCTTGCAAAAAGCTTGGTGCATTTTTGGTTTTGTCTTTGAAATCAACCACCATCCAGAACAGTACCCAAAAACTTACTGCTAGTGTTACACCAATATTAAGCATGGCAGATGGACTGACAAAGTAAGTGATGACTGCAGCTAATACTAGACTGCTCGCCGCAATGACCATACCAACGCCTAACAATGGACGCTTATCTTGTTTCCAGCGGATATTGGAGCCCATACCCATGGCAACCAGCAATAGCCATGTTAAAGGCACAAATAGCGCATTAAAGTACGGAGGACCTACCGATACCTGA
Protein-coding sequences here:
- a CDS encoding MobA/MobL family protein, whose product is MTMVHIATKAISRKAGQSAVACAAYRAGDVLEDSKYGKVHDYSKKDGVMSSDIVMPASLKKGYVKIDREILWNTAEAFEARSDSRVAREWLINLPYELPEDERHALALEFAQKLCDDMNVIADVCLHRPVMKLPFDPNAKPSSKRLREGEKNPDPRNFHAHIMVTTRAPVIEPDGKLAFDPKFKIPFEWSNKKRKQNDLPSSREEIKRIRKLWVDTANQRLKQRNLPLMDERSYKDQGLDQQPTIKMGVEATAMERRGIATEKGETNRKIRARNHAVLEQRREDERRIKQYRDGLAWATGQNERLSGLIADTERRADSTKRCIEDAKSGTAWAAKRCENLPNRIDDADKANHKAQQRIDLSKRWVTANSKRAADSESIAQSIHQDATKRARPAPTPFDDKARRARAARLDQQQGRIDRETRRATYEDKRRSERAEQLKLILAHKLLTATQPDNCLRSGWNEDPNDYPDKYDYRQIEVIKDFVTSLNLQSKDFRDNLIAVKNKIDERFITNNKDLIHLVNHPKQEREQYNERLTAWFEFKEDIDQKRADFNQSIIPKLGGSAGEVGSMTRDIISSFDYIRGLDQFISDDKQTIEARELAKSHRSDTLNRTCLQFKHAYSDVAKLPSGQRESYINALNSTVEVFKNIYGSQLPDEQNKAIEDGLRAFNNDLQRSHRPSRGFSR
- a CDS encoding replication initiation protein: MSNDLLKAAHQSGLHEMKLIVLAASKLPQSADAADFDALAPIYITKDDALSIGFNAKNVARDLRTACSNLRSREIVIPTPFGDKVTGWVYNLLFFKTEIFRKLKERYPDSRHDDEFIEQLRLHNLIDTLPFVMKSDENLMARVIMHPDVVPFLFQLKNNYTQIDLFELAKLTDSVYSLRIFLLMMQWKSSGKVYKQLDELRREFRLLDKYENTKDLRRRVIDMAVNEINEKTIYKVSYELKKTGRKYTHLELKFTEKGQPKNVTPARDPDTINMFTNYTDKQLARAVHSKKFMADYNGLIAAQNPANQSSGAWISHMVEWVKKDPERFTKRPVQEYLDDEQAPRF
- a CDS encoding type II toxin-antitoxin system YafQ family toxin — its product is MARKVYPTKQLKRDAKKHHLELLTPAWAEVLNCLVKDQPLPEKYKDHALTGNWSSCRDCHIKPDLVLIYEIRGNDVLLHRLGSHSELF
- a CDS encoding type II toxin-antitoxin system RelB/DinJ family antitoxin; translated protein: MSQSNFNMRLDDDLKASAYSVIEQYGLTPTQAVRMFLNEIAHTKTIPLSLNWASCIPNAETAKAIIEGREDYETGKLTGYHADELTDVLVESENG
- a CDS encoding plasmid replication DNA-binding protein is translated as MKLTVTDAAKQWGITRNTIYNNINNGKLSRDSNKMIDTAEMFRAFGEPKQTKRVDSVSGIQGLSSSMTPESTAELQHQLELEQLKNKHLEESLQKQELVNKDYRQQVTHYQRQIELLNDNLSKANMSIQELVQSRLIGMDPHKPTEDEQQSGNTDDNVTKAETVHPAQEVNTTEPITQKVKKWRWW
- a CDS encoding DUF3817 domain-containing protein, which gives rise to MHSLRKKQETALKSLTLIGYLEGTSFLLLLFIAMPLKYMMDIPEGVKYIGMAHGMLFITYIIILIGSAIKMKMPLWAIPAGVLGSLLPFGPFIFDHLLKKNLQENVSKEA
- the lspA gene encoding signal peptidase II, which encodes MTESTDRLDSTKLNSVESASTNIADKKVPIAVSSTHQSIDSKTINHTPKAMYVTSGNSITPKDKLDKMPKMVANGSRAFIWYLLAIMVLILDQWTKWLAQTTLAFNDPVPVIEPFLNWTLAYNYGAAFSFLANAGGWQKWFFSGLAFVMAIFLTVYLIKAPRAAKLLSMGLALMLGGAIGNLIDRLRIGKVVDFIHVHYADVWNYPIFNVADIGVCVGVALIIIDMIFLESKRNK
- the ccmI gene encoding c-type cytochrome biogenesis protein CcmI — translated: MTLFSTFGLFVALSLLIALIFALIAIMPWLRAPRLQSKPIDNQLLDINVAVFRERLAELQTDKDSGTINNSHYQNQKLELERQLLDAQREVTPMVTPGIKSRLILMVWVPVLAALAYLMVGDRTPVFDLWTAEDKVGQVADDLLTGKIDQPPVWAIENGQQLISAMQTNVYRHADDPDRWMRLSELFSSLEATDSAIEALSRAYRLSPDNEEIATTYAQISFFANKGQLDASSRRVLQDVLAKNPQHEGAQMLMAMGEARGSNFAEAQGWIKRLQGSIVAKPGDHTKALASLDELSNYVSMQEKQALEGIDVTVKINANLLPLVKADDVLFVAIRDVKGGPPFAAKRLPISIIKQGEASIRLSNLDAMMPDRTLNSARSDKTQLAVVARISHSGNAIAESGDLSGNPIMISVEQTQVNVEINQQIP
- a CDS encoding cytochrome c-type biogenesis protein; amino-acid sequence: MIALSIKAVTIKVASLILACLLSVTSYAAIDVYDFDSVQQEAQYRGLIEEFRCPKCQNQNLAGSDAPIAQDLKQKVYDLIKDGRSDAEIRDYMQDRYGDFISYKPPMRPSTWILWFFPPLLLLVLIVGWFWQSKRRQVVARGQNGVTVNSTAALTSAEKAELDRLLSQAENVDHDITSIEDKK
- a CDS encoding DsbE family thiol:disulfide interchange protein, encoding MTKSNHFSEQPPETKGNRTMKKSQFRIWFLIPLIIFAAVMVMLYFRLGQPTEIVTNTALERPVPAFELPLLSDTSRIMTNDNLPDEPFLMNIWGSWCPTCVIEHPFLMQLEERGVNLVGVNYKDDIGDALSYLNRGGDPFSMSIQDLSGQFALDLGLTGAPETFTVDGEGVIRQHIVGEINESNWQDRIEPCLTVLNDANDNNVSPDAIQVEEVCK